One genomic window of Lytechinus variegatus isolate NC3 chromosome 1, Lvar_3.0, whole genome shotgun sequence includes the following:
- the LOC121431704 gene encoding uncharacterized protein LOC121431704 has product MPKVVRVNDWDEEERPPLEDDGKKRPPPGSRKGKAPKKGKKAPPAVKTRTSSRKRSPEGEGGASGTEEEPSEASDADSHSSKSSSSSASTSRRAVGVPIEEITPEQMQEIAEFYEGHPMYYDVGHENHKNTKLKDWTLDKFSEQIGLSGETFPSHTEALYGRTEHFKLKNRPKSGKSGSWAAPLTSLQKFKLKAYEFLDAHHISRTQKSTCGRLAGEDEDSASEAKCAAPSESEPTTSQGAGAVSKKSKATSASDMSRTLIECLKSSAKATQDAAEKVRVAQATAADPFQAERDAWAEWMTSANNQVPAHRYRQFQLETFTTFMRFVPLMQGIQQQPQQQPPKPPPQIVQPAVPLADPYNQQPMYLQPASLKPQQQPQQFITCITPPVRQQQQQPPQQLYEQLQPPRAVSAPPVTSATYDLSSLLALPSPLRLPASKGSNITEAAWQISSPANISLNTQSPAQRSRDSSLSQLLDANERDVTNEGPEDNTAELQREKEQEYEQE; this is encoded by the exons ATGCCAAAAGTTGTGAGGGTAAATGATTGGGATGAAGAGGAGAGGCCACCACTAGAGGATGACGGGAAGAAGAGGCCGCCACCAGGTAGCAGAAAGGGGAAGGCCCcgaagaaggggaagaaggCGCCGCCGGCAGTAAAGACAAGAACCTCTTCCCGAAAGAGATCACCAGAGGGAGAAGGCGGCGCCAGTGGCACGGAGGAGGAGCCGTCAGAGGCGTCTGATGCCGATTCCCATTCGTCCAAGTCCTCTTCCTCGTCGGCGTCCACGTCGCGGCGAGCCGTTGGAGTGCCCATAGAGGAGATTACCCCAGAGCAAATGCAAGAGATAGCAGAGTTCTACGAGGGACACCCTATGTACTACGATGTTGGGCATGAGAACCACAAAAACACGAAGTTGAAGGACTGGACTCTGGACAAGTTTAGCGAACAGATCGGGCTTTCTGGTGAGACCTT TCCAAGCCATACAGAGGCACTGTATGGCCGTACCGAACATTTCAAGCTCAAGAACAGACCCAAGAGTGGCAAGAGTGGATCCTGGGCAGCCCCCCTTACGTCACTCCAGAAGTTCAAGCTGAAGGCGTATGAGTTTCTGGACGCCCATCACATATCACGGACGCAGAAATCGACTTGTGGGAGG CTTGCTGGTGAGGACGAGGATTCAGCGTCGGAGGCGAAGTGTGCTGCACCGTCTGAGTCTGAGCCGACCACGTCGCAGGGAGCGGGAGCTGTCAGCAAGAAGAGCAAGGCTACATCCGCCAGCGACATGTCCAGGACGCTGATCGAGTGTCTCAAGTCTAGTGCCAAGGCCACTCAGGACGCAGCTGAAAAG GTGCGTGTAGCCCAGGCTACAGCTGCAGATCCGTTCCAGGCCGAGCGTGACGCCTGGGCGGAGTGGATGACAAGCGCGAACAACCAGGTGCCGGCACACCGGTACAGACAGTTTCAGCTGGAGACTTTCACCACATTCATGAGATTCGTCCCGCTCATGCAGGGGATTCAGCAGCAGCCCCAGCAGCAGCCTCCGAAGCCCCCGCCGCAGATCGTACAGCCGGCCGTTCCTCTGGCAGATCCTTATAACCAACAGCCGATGTATCTTCAGCCCGCATCCCTGAAACCACAGCAGCAGCCGCAGCAGTTTATCACCTGTATTACGCCTCCAGTtcggcagcagcagcagcagccgCCACAGCAGCTGTATGAACAGCTCCAG CCTCCCAGGGCAGTGTCTGCACCCCCAGTCACCTCTGCGACATATGACCTCTCATCCTTGCTGGCCTTGCCGTCTCCCCTCAGGCTCCCCGCCAGCAAAGGGTCTAACATCACAGAAGCTGCGTGGCAGATTTCTTCACCCGCCAACATCAGCCTCAACACGCAGTCACCTGCACAGAGGTCAAGAGATAGCAGCCTTTCGCAGTTGCTAGATGCGAACGAACGTGATGTCACAAACGAAGGTCCCGAGGACAACACAGCAGAGCTGCAGCGGGAGAAGGAGCAAGAGTATGAGCAGGAGTAG